In Vespa velutina chromosome 1, iVesVel2.1, whole genome shotgun sequence, the genomic stretch CTAATGTTTTCAAATCTGCTGGGAACATTTCTCCTAAAAGTGCACCTGGCACGGGCACAAAGCCGCAAgctaagaaaatataataacatagtAAAGCAGTGAGTGGTAGCCACTCGAGGATTTGCGATTTGATGCCAGTCGACATAATGTGGAAATGTAGACCCAGTAATCCGAGAGAAATGGTTACACCGAGACTCGATATCATTAACAGAGACCTTCTGCCAAATCTGTCTACTACAATAACCGCACTAGCTCCAGCTACAATAGTAGCGAATCCTAAGATCATGACGACGACGCTAGGTGTAAGATTCATCCCAgatttaattacgattatcTCGGCATATGCGTTGATAATGGCGTATCCACTTCCGTGTACTAATACATTCAGACCTAACAAGATCATGGCGTTTTTCAAGTTACCTACGATCAAacgattataagaattatttgcTTTTAATCCTATGATcaggtttatatatatatatatatatatatatatatatatatatatatataaatatattcaatataaaattttatggtACTTatactaaaatataatatacctgGAAGTATGAATGCTTTGAGCTTCATCATAATACTACTTTCAGCACCATCGACGAAATCCTGAAGCTCTCGCATCTCAGCCTTCACGTCAGCTTCTCGTCGGAACCACTTCAAAGATGCCTCTGCTTTGTCGATATCTCCATGGAGGATGTAATGGTACGGTGATTCGGGTATCAGGGATACGAGGGCCATGAAGAGGATATTCGGTACGAGGCTCACGTAAGCGAACATCTCCATGGACAGATAAGGACCCATCACGTTGCCCAAGAACATACCCACGGACGCTGCGTTTATGTTCATGGATATCTAAAGGCGCGACCTCGGTTAAGATCTTCTCTTTTGTGAAAAGATTATGTTGAGTAGCTTTAGgttattttactttcttataaaaattacgtATAGTAAGTATTGATCGATATTTAGGTACGccaatacgtatatatgaattttcatattaattcgGATAATATTGGAATCAATAACAGAATGTAATATTCTTTGTGTATAATTTGAACGAAGGCTAGgacgatatattaaaatgaatcgaACGTTTTCTacgaattaaatatga encodes the following:
- the LOC124951878 gene encoding facilitated trehalose transporter Tret1-like gives rise to the protein MSDSKDPEKQEYRQITVWPQWLAACAISLAPIVSGLANGWASPYLAQLTSTTSDMPIRLTDNEASWIASLLNLGRLFGALIGSIIQEYVGRKKQLIIGGLPLALSWVFSICTTSVTWLYISRFCSGIGSGMVWLSLALYLGEIANPKIRGALISMNINAASVGMFLGNVMGPYLSMEMFAYVSLVPNILFMALVSLIPESPYHYILHGDIDKAEASLKWFRREADVKAEMRELQDFVDGAESSIMMKLKAFILPGNLKNAMILLGLNVLVHGSGYAIINAYAEIIVIKSGMNLTPSVVVMILGFATIVAGASAVIVVDRFGRRSLLMISSLGVTISLGLLGLHFHIMSTGIKSQILEWLPLTALLCYYIFLACGFVPVPGALLGEMFPADLKTLASLLLGCGNALLSFIVTKTFQPFLDLTEEKVVFWTFGFIVMTCIPYVYYFIPETKGKSLLEIQKSINK